In a genomic window of Quercus lobata isolate SW786 chromosome 4, ValleyOak3.0 Primary Assembly, whole genome shotgun sequence:
- the LOC115984003 gene encoding beta-D-glucosyl crocetin beta-1,6-glucosyltransferase-like codes for MKATHNTISVLMLPWLAHGHISPFLELAKKLTTRDIHIYFCSTAINLGPIKQQLVEKDSLSIELVELHLPSLPELPPHYHTTNGLPPHLMPTLKKAMDMASPNITTILKQLKPDLVIYDFLQILAPSLAQSQNIPAIDFVVMSATITSFYMHLANNPGVEYPSPEIYLQDYEVGKFANDTDDGDRILECFQQSSEIVLIKTFREIEAKHIDYLSVLAKKKIVPVGPLVQDPVEEDEKKEIIEWLNDKEPSSAVFVSFGSEFFLSKEEMQEIAYGLELSTANFIWVVRFPRGEKVNLQMALPKGFLDRIGDRGIVVEGWAPQKTILKHSSIGGFVSHCGWSSVMESMTFGVPIIAMPMHLDQPVNARLVEAIGAGVEVKRDTKGRLEREEVAKVIRKVLVEKTTKRKAKELKENIENKGDEEIDGVVQELLRLCSKLKE; via the coding sequence ATGAAAGCTACACACAATACTATTAGCGTCTTAATGCTCCCATGGTTAGCTCATGGCCATATATCACCCTTCCTAGAGCTAGCCAAGAAGCTCACAACTAGAGacattcatatttatttttgttctacaGCTATAAACCTTGGCCCCATCAAACAACAACTAGTTGAAAAGGATTCACTTTCAATAGAACTTGTGGAACTCCATCTTCCATCCTTACCTGAGCTTCCACCACACTACCACACAACCAATGGCTTGCCACCCCATCTCATGCCCACACTCAAAAAGGCCATGGACATGGCTAGCCCAAACATCACCACCATTTTAAAGCAACTAAAGCCTGATTTGGTTATTTATGATTTTCTTCAGATATTGGCACCATCACTAGCTCAGTCACAAAATATTCCAGCCATCGATTTCGTGGTCATGAGTGCTACGATAACATCTTTTTATATGCACCTTGCCAACAACCCTGGTGTTGAATATCCTTCTCCAGAAATTTATCTTCAGGATTATGAGGTTGGTAAGTTCGCAAATGATACTGACGATGGGGATCGAATACTAGAATGCTTCCAACAATCTTCTGAAATCGTTTTGATCAAAACTTTTCGAGAAATCGAGGCAAAGCATATTGATTATCTCTCTGTTTTAGCGAAGAAGAAGATTGTACCAGTCGGTCCACTTGTTCAAGACCCCgttgaagaagatgagaaaaaggAAATCATAGAGTGGCTTAATGACAAGGAACCATCATCGGCTGTGTTTGTTTCGTTTGGCAGCGAGTTTTTTTTGTCAAAGGAGGAAATGCAAGAGATAGCTTATGGGCTAGAGCTCAGCACGGCAAACTTCATATGGGTAGTGAGATTTCCTCGAGGTGAGAAAGTCAATCTTCAAATGGCACTTCCAAAAGGTTTTCTTGATAGGATTGGAGATAGGGGAATTGTTGTAGAGGGATGGGCACCACAAAAAACGATTTTAAAGCACTCTAGCATTGGTGGGTTTGTGAGTCATTGTGGATGGAGTTCTGTGATGGAGAGCATGACGTTTGGGGTTCCAATTATAGCCATGCCAATGCATCTTGATCAGCCAGTGAATGCTAGGCTGGTGGAGGCAATAGGTGCAGGTGTAGAAGTGAAGAGAGACACGAAAGGGAGGCTTGAAAGAGAAGAGGTGGCAAAGGTGATTAGGAAGGTACTTGTGGAGAAAACTACAAAGAGGAAGGcaaaagaattgaaggagaacaTCGAAAATAAGGGAGATGAAGAGATTGATGGAGTGGTGCAGGAGCTGCTACGACTTTGCAGCAAATTAAAAGAATAA